From Leifsonia sp. fls2-241-R2A-40a, one genomic window encodes:
- a CDS encoding epoxide hydrolase family protein, producing the protein MAIPFDIGAADLTDLQARLRSTRWPERWPLDGTAEAWSAGTDPSVLRTLVEYWADGFDWESQRRRIEALPWSVSEVDGAPIAYLRFDAEHPGRLPIVLTNGWPSTALELVPLAERLATPSRFGGDARLAMTVIIPALPGFPFSPQRPSLPASGADDGTREQTHELWHRLMTGLGFDRYVAHGGDLGAGITSRLAQAHPEAVAGIHLLAVAAPVTFDEATLTPEEREHLRRVDAWVASEGAYQHQQQTRPLTLAPALSDSPAGLLSWILEKHRAWSDCGGDVFTRFTPDYLLTLASAYWFTNSIGTSFRPYWEFAAGLVTRVEWVEVPTAVALFPHDLSRPPRSWAERSYRVTRFSRMPRGGHFAPHEEPDLLAADITAFASAL; encoded by the coding sequence ATGGCCATCCCGTTCGACATCGGTGCCGCGGATCTGACGGACCTCCAGGCGCGCCTCCGGTCTACCCGCTGGCCCGAACGATGGCCGCTCGACGGGACAGCTGAGGCCTGGAGTGCGGGCACCGATCCGTCCGTCCTGCGCACCCTGGTCGAATACTGGGCCGACGGCTTCGACTGGGAGTCGCAGCGGCGCCGGATCGAGGCTCTGCCGTGGAGCGTTTCTGAGGTGGACGGGGCGCCGATCGCCTATCTCCGCTTCGATGCCGAACATCCGGGCCGCCTTCCGATCGTGCTCACCAACGGCTGGCCGAGCACGGCGCTGGAGCTGGTGCCCCTGGCGGAGCGCTTGGCGACGCCCTCCCGCTTCGGCGGGGATGCGCGTTTAGCGATGACGGTGATCATCCCGGCGCTCCCCGGCTTCCCCTTCTCCCCGCAGCGGCCGTCGCTTCCCGCATCCGGTGCGGACGACGGCACCCGAGAGCAGACCCACGAGCTGTGGCACCGGCTGATGACCGGCCTCGGTTTCGACCGTTACGTGGCGCACGGAGGCGACCTCGGTGCGGGGATCACCTCCCGGCTGGCGCAGGCGCATCCCGAGGCCGTCGCCGGCATCCACCTCCTCGCCGTCGCCGCTCCGGTGACGTTCGACGAGGCCACGCTGACGCCGGAGGAGCGGGAGCACCTGCGCCGGGTGGATGCGTGGGTCGCCTCCGAAGGCGCCTACCAGCATCAGCAGCAGACGCGACCGCTCACCCTCGCGCCCGCGCTCTCCGACTCGCCTGCGGGGCTGCTCTCCTGGATCCTCGAGAAGCACCGGGCCTGGAGCGACTGCGGCGGCGACGTCTTCACCCGCTTCACCCCGGATTACCTACTCACCCTGGCCTCCGCGTACTGGTTCACGAACTCCATCGGCACATCGTTCCGCCCGTACTGGGAGTTCGCGGCGGGCCTGGTCACCCGGGTCGAGTGGGTGGAGGTACCGACCGCAGTCGCCCTGTTCCCGCACGACCTGTCCAGGCCACCGCGCAGCTGGGCGGAGCGCAGCTACCGGGTCACCCGGTTCAGCCGCATGCCGCGCGGCGGCCACTTCGCCCCGCACGAGGAGCCCGACCTGCTCGCCGCGGACATCACGGCCTTCGCGAGCGCGCTCTGA
- a CDS encoding AraC family transcriptional regulator: MDVLSDVLERARARGGVFSVLRRVEPWGLSFAGERELTAHILLDGRAWLEQEGAAPVELERYAVLLMTAGAEYAIVSSPGAPRERIGDARATGTSTADGSAATVLCGAYTLEGSVGAAVLADLPRPVLIPAAWQEPAQRAAVGLLAEEAARETPGQQALLDRLLDTNLVYALRAWWQHSAAAAPGWFTALADDPLRRVLEAIHDHPDDSWTLPELARVARISRSGLAARFRQQVGVPPAAYLTAVRMQRAEETLRYTDATLAEVAAGVGYSNPFAFATAFRRHHGMPPGRWRQRAREAEAGAEPF, translated from the coding sequence ATGGATGTGCTCAGCGATGTACTCGAACGGGCGCGTGCGCGCGGCGGTGTCTTCTCTGTGCTGAGACGCGTCGAGCCATGGGGGCTGTCCTTTGCGGGCGAGCGGGAGCTGACCGCTCACATCCTCCTCGATGGTCGTGCCTGGCTCGAACAGGAGGGCGCGGCTCCGGTCGAATTGGAGCGGTACGCCGTGCTGCTGATGACTGCGGGAGCGGAGTATGCGATCGTCAGCTCGCCCGGGGCGCCGCGCGAGCGCATCGGTGACGCACGGGCGACGGGCACCTCGACCGCGGACGGATCGGCGGCGACAGTGCTGTGCGGCGCATACACCCTGGAGGGCAGCGTGGGGGCGGCCGTGCTGGCGGACCTTCCCCGGCCGGTGCTCATTCCTGCGGCCTGGCAGGAGCCGGCCCAGCGCGCGGCGGTCGGACTGCTCGCCGAGGAGGCAGCGCGTGAGACTCCCGGTCAGCAGGCTCTCCTCGATCGGCTCCTCGACACCAACCTGGTGTACGCGCTCCGGGCGTGGTGGCAGCACTCGGCGGCAGCCGCACCAGGATGGTTCACCGCTCTCGCGGACGACCCGCTCCGCCGAGTGCTGGAGGCGATCCACGACCACCCGGATGACTCGTGGACGCTTCCCGAGCTGGCGCGGGTCGCGCGGATTTCCCGTTCCGGTCTGGCAGCCCGCTTCCGGCAGCAGGTCGGGGTTCCGCCCGCCGCCTACCTCACCGCGGTCCGCATGCAGCGTGCGGAGGAGACCCTGCGCTACACCGACGCCACGCTCGCCGAGGTCGCGGCCGGCGTGGGGTACAGCAACCCCTTCGCCTTCGCGACTGCCTTCCGACGGCACCACGGGATGCCGCCGGGTCGCTGGAGGCAGCGCGCGCGAGAGGCCGAGGCGGGTGCCGAACCGTTCTGA
- a CDS encoding NAD(P)H-binding protein has protein sequence MSTLLLLGGTGKVGRRLTDRLRANGHDVRAVGRTSTPPFDWRDETTWSAALTGVDGVFIVGPGSATDWSPLLDRFLTTAAEHGVGRAVLLSARGVEFLPDGAVAHAEAALRNGPLSWTILRPAHFAQNFTEAMFVPDGGVIFAPVAGGREPFIDVQDIADVAAAALTEHGYGDRILELSGPRSLDFEEAAATLSNVSGTAVRYIPEPDEAHVERLQAQGLPAGYIEWRMAMLRGIASGADEYLSADVETVLGRPATPFEDWARREVPAATWASSRNSRSASPS, from the coding sequence ATGTCCACACTCCTTCTCCTCGGCGGGACCGGCAAAGTCGGCCGCCGCCTCACGGACCGCCTGCGCGCGAACGGCCACGACGTCCGCGCCGTGGGCCGGACCTCCACGCCTCCCTTCGACTGGCGCGATGAGACCACCTGGTCCGCTGCGCTGACGGGTGTGGATGGCGTCTTCATCGTCGGCCCGGGCTCTGCGACGGATTGGAGCCCGCTGCTCGATCGGTTCCTCACGACTGCCGCCGAGCACGGCGTGGGCCGCGCGGTGCTTCTCTCCGCTCGCGGCGTCGAGTTCCTGCCGGACGGCGCGGTCGCACACGCGGAGGCGGCCCTGCGCAACGGGCCGCTCAGCTGGACCATCCTTCGGCCCGCCCACTTCGCTCAGAACTTCACGGAGGCGATGTTCGTGCCGGACGGCGGAGTGATCTTCGCCCCGGTCGCGGGCGGCCGAGAGCCGTTCATCGACGTGCAGGACATCGCCGACGTGGCGGCGGCCGCTCTGACCGAACATGGCTATGGCGATCGGATCCTGGAGCTCTCGGGCCCGCGCTCGCTCGACTTCGAGGAAGCTGCAGCGACGCTGTCGAACGTTTCCGGCACCGCCGTCCGCTACATCCCCGAGCCGGATGAGGCCCACGTCGAGCGACTGCAGGCGCAGGGCCTTCCCGCGGGGTACATCGAGTGGCGCATGGCGATGCTGCGCGGCATCGCATCGGGCGCCGACGAGTATCTCAGCGCGGATGTGGAGACAGTGCTCGGCCGCCCGGCGACCCCGTTCGAGGACTGGGCGCGAAGGGAGGTGCCTGCAGCCACGTGGGCATCGAGCCGGAACTCGAGATCGGCGTCGCCGAGCTGA
- a CDS encoding LCP family protein: MVSYAVHHTPHYETPRRRHHWWFVALAIVVAAIAAVVAVVFGGGAIYAGSVASTFDSHVSHIQQAFPASGTRPAATQTGAMNILLLGSDSRGAPTDVGSTGVSNQRADTMMLVHIDADRQNVYVISIMRDMWVPIPGNGSAKINAALAWGGTPLVVQTLEQLLGARIDHVAIVDFSGLKDMTNVLGGLDVDSPVAFTTVRAPHYSFVKGMNHVDGDQALAFARERYAFPTADYQRVADQQALIRAFGSKLMSFSVLTDPGKLTAFAAATGSYVSVDQGFGLQTMLGLAASMRLSGLSSIHTFTLPTAGTGTSADGQSIVNVDPAAIAQLRTALANDTLSTFTK; the protein is encoded by the coding sequence TTGGTCTCCTACGCCGTTCACCACACCCCGCACTACGAGACGCCCCGGCGCCGCCACCACTGGTGGTTCGTCGCCCTGGCCATCGTCGTCGCCGCCATAGCCGCCGTGGTCGCCGTCGTCTTCGGCGGCGGCGCGATCTACGCGGGCTCCGTCGCGTCGACCTTCGACTCGCATGTGTCGCACATCCAGCAGGCGTTCCCGGCGTCGGGGACGCGGCCGGCGGCGACCCAGACGGGTGCGATGAACATCCTGCTCCTCGGATCGGACTCCCGCGGCGCCCCCACGGACGTGGGCTCCACCGGCGTCTCGAACCAGCGCGCGGACACGATGATGCTCGTCCACATCGATGCGGACCGTCAGAACGTCTACGTGATCTCGATCATGCGCGACATGTGGGTGCCGATTCCCGGGAACGGGTCAGCCAAGATCAATGCTGCGCTCGCGTGGGGCGGCACTCCGCTCGTGGTGCAGACCCTCGAGCAGCTGCTCGGAGCTCGGATCGACCATGTCGCCATCGTCGACTTCAGCGGCCTCAAGGACATGACGAACGTGCTCGGAGGCCTGGACGTCGACAGCCCGGTGGCCTTCACGACCGTCAGGGCCCCGCACTACAGCTTCGTGAAAGGGATGAACCACGTCGACGGCGACCAGGCGCTCGCCTTCGCCCGGGAGCGGTACGCCTTCCCCACCGCGGACTACCAGCGTGTGGCCGACCAGCAGGCGCTGATCCGGGCCTTCGGCTCCAAGCTGATGAGCTTCTCCGTCCTCACCGACCCGGGCAAGCTCACGGCCTTCGCGGCCGCCACCGGCTCTTACGTGAGTGTCGACCAGGGCTTCGGGCTGCAGACGATGCTGGGGCTGGCCGCCAGCATGCGGTTGTCGGGTCTGTCGAGCATCCACACCTTCACCCTCCCGACCGCCGGGACGGGGACGTCGGCAGACGGGCAGTCCATCGTGAACGTCGACCCGGCCGCGATCGCGCAGCTCCGCACAGCCCTCGCGAACGACACGCTCTCGACGTTCACGAAGTAG
- a CDS encoding GNAT family protein — protein MDFADLVSVPERLTTPEFVLRPLVAADVELDYEAVMASREQLRPWEQTGWPADDFTLEEDLSDVEGLEHGHRDGRRFTYTVLTPDESECLGCVYFMPGDARSYTTAEITPLADDRWDRVRGTVSFWVRSSRLDDGLDRRLLAAVLRWITDDWGLDDLVMMTNEEVPQQVAVLEQVGLRPVFRVQQPGQSGAYLAYAQGALGTP, from the coding sequence GTGGACTTCGCCGATCTGGTCTCCGTGCCCGAGCGGCTGACGACGCCGGAGTTCGTGCTCCGTCCGCTCGTCGCCGCCGATGTCGAGCTCGACTACGAGGCCGTGATGGCGAGCCGCGAGCAATTGCGGCCGTGGGAGCAGACCGGATGGCCGGCCGACGACTTCACGCTCGAGGAGGACCTCTCCGACGTCGAAGGGCTGGAGCACGGGCACCGCGACGGGCGGCGCTTCACCTACACGGTGCTGACGCCGGACGAGTCCGAGTGCCTCGGTTGCGTCTACTTCATGCCCGGTGACGCGCGCTCGTACACGACCGCGGAGATCACGCCTCTGGCCGACGACCGATGGGACCGGGTCCGCGGCACGGTGAGTTTCTGGGTGCGCAGCTCGCGGCTCGACGACGGGCTCGACCGGCGCCTGCTCGCCGCTGTGCTCCGCTGGATCACGGACGACTGGGGTCTCGACGATCTGGTCATGATGACCAACGAGGAGGTTCCGCAGCAGGTCGCCGTGCTCGAGCAGGTCGGCCTCCGCCCCGTGTTCCGGGTCCAGCAGCCCGGGCAGTCCGGCGCCTACCTCGCCTACGCCCAGGGCGCGCTCGGCACGCCCTAG
- a CDS encoding Gfo/Idh/MocA family oxidoreductase codes for MDLRIGVVGYGNRGSVAREAHRPGAGAAVVALCDVSERSRQEFRADFPDATVTSSLDELLALDLDAVLVLTPDDQHAGVAIPALEAGVAVFCEKPLAISIDDCDRILEAARRTGSRLYVGHNMRHMPVITLMRRLIQEGRIGEVKAVWCRHFVGNGGDYYFKDWHADRSKSVGLLLQKGAHDLDVIHWLAGGYSSRVQAFGSLSVYGAIDDRRDRSGERVGDWFSLDNWPPTASEGLNPVIDVEDISQVNMVLDNGVLASYEQCHFTPDYWRNYTVIGTEGRIENFGDDAGSEVGLWNRRHPTAAPADETFVVSDGIGGHGGADSVMVTEFLEFVRSGTAVQTSPVAARNAVATGLVATASLRGDGSALPVPPLATDLVEYFAAGQPAR; via the coding sequence ATGGACCTCAGGATCGGCGTCGTCGGCTACGGCAACCGCGGCAGCGTGGCGCGGGAGGCTCATCGCCCCGGCGCGGGGGCGGCCGTCGTCGCCCTCTGCGATGTGAGCGAGCGGTCGCGCCAGGAGTTCCGTGCGGACTTCCCGGACGCGACGGTCACGAGCAGCCTCGACGAGCTGCTCGCCCTCGACCTCGATGCGGTCCTCGTGCTGACGCCGGACGACCAGCACGCGGGCGTGGCCATCCCAGCGCTCGAGGCCGGCGTGGCGGTGTTCTGCGAGAAGCCGCTGGCGATCTCGATCGACGACTGCGACCGCATCCTCGAGGCCGCCCGCCGCACCGGCTCGCGACTGTACGTCGGACACAACATGCGGCACATGCCGGTGATCACGCTGATGCGCAGGCTGATCCAGGAGGGTCGCATCGGCGAGGTCAAAGCGGTGTGGTGCCGTCACTTCGTCGGCAACGGCGGCGACTACTACTTCAAGGACTGGCACGCCGATCGGTCCAAGTCGGTGGGCCTGCTGCTGCAGAAGGGCGCGCACGACCTCGATGTCATCCACTGGCTGGCGGGCGGATACTCGAGCCGTGTCCAGGCGTTCGGCTCGCTGAGCGTCTATGGGGCCATCGACGACCGCCGCGACCGCTCGGGCGAGCGGGTCGGCGACTGGTTCAGTCTCGACAACTGGCCGCCCACCGCGAGCGAAGGCCTGAACCCCGTGATCGACGTCGAGGACATCTCGCAGGTCAACATGGTGCTCGACAACGGCGTGCTGGCCTCGTACGAGCAGTGCCACTTCACGCCCGACTACTGGCGCAACTACACGGTCATCGGCACCGAGGGGCGCATCGAGAACTTCGGGGACGACGCCGGATCCGAGGTCGGGCTCTGGAACCGCCGGCACCCGACCGCGGCACCCGCCGACGAGACGTTCGTGGTGTCCGACGGGATCGGCGGCCACGGGGGAGCGGACTCCGTCATGGTCACCGAGTTCCTCGAGTTCGTGCGCAGCGGCACCGCAGTGCAGACCTCCCCGGTCGCCGCCCGGAACGCCGTCGCGACGGGCCTGGTGGCCACCGCATCCCTCCGAGGAGACGGCAGCGCCCTGCCGGTGCCCCCGCTCGCCACGGACCTCGTGGAGTACTTCGCCGCCGGCCAGCCCGCGCGATGA
- a CDS encoding BadF/BadG/BcrA/BcrD ATPase family protein: MSRFLGVDGGGTKTAFALIDSESGVLARSQQASSDYYALGVEAVTRTFADGVDDICRQAGMAPDAIAFTVVGLPGYGEVSADQAALDAIPRPALGHDRFLCVNDMVPGWAGSLGAADGINVIGGTGSMTYGERDGAGLRVGGWGELFGDEGSGYWIADRGLNAFTRMSDGRLPRGPLYDLVKERTGIAHDLDLIGLVLTDWQKQRTRIAALSSTVAEAATAGDPVAADILAAAGVELAGLVEATRRQLGFQEDEQVAVSYSGGVFRADGVLQAFTGELGRLHAGYDLRAPLYEPDVGAALYAAKVSGAPLTADALGSLPRR, translated from the coding sequence GTGAGTCGCTTCCTGGGCGTCGACGGCGGCGGCACCAAGACGGCGTTCGCCCTCATCGATTCCGAGAGCGGTGTCCTGGCGCGCTCGCAGCAGGCGAGCAGCGACTACTACGCTCTCGGCGTCGAGGCTGTGACCCGGACCTTCGCGGACGGAGTCGACGACATCTGCCGCCAGGCCGGGATGGCTCCGGACGCGATCGCCTTCACCGTGGTCGGACTCCCCGGCTACGGCGAGGTCAGCGCCGACCAGGCCGCGCTGGACGCCATCCCTCGCCCGGCTCTCGGTCACGACCGCTTCCTCTGCGTCAACGACATGGTCCCCGGGTGGGCGGGTTCGCTGGGTGCGGCGGACGGGATCAACGTGATCGGCGGCACCGGATCGATGACCTACGGCGAGCGGGACGGCGCCGGCCTCCGCGTCGGCGGCTGGGGCGAGCTCTTCGGCGACGAGGGGTCCGGCTACTGGATCGCCGACCGCGGTCTCAACGCCTTCACCCGGATGAGCGACGGCCGCCTTCCCCGCGGCCCGCTCTACGACCTGGTGAAGGAGCGCACAGGGATCGCGCACGACCTCGACCTGATCGGGCTCGTGCTCACCGACTGGCAGAAGCAGCGGACGCGCATCGCCGCCCTGTCCAGCACGGTCGCCGAGGCCGCGACCGCCGGCGACCCCGTCGCCGCGGACATCCTCGCCGCCGCCGGAGTGGAGCTCGCTGGTCTGGTCGAGGCCACGCGCCGGCAGCTCGGCTTCCAGGAGGACGAGCAGGTGGCTGTCTCGTACTCGGGCGGCGTGTTCCGCGCGGACGGAGTGCTCCAGGCGTTCACCGGCGAGTTGGGCCGGCTGCACGCCGGGTACGATCTGCGCGCACCCCTGTACGAACCGGACGTCGGAGCCGCGCTCTATGCGGCGAAGGTCTCCGGTGCGCCATTGACGGCGGATGCGCTGGGCTCACTGCCCCGGCGATGA
- a CDS encoding SIS domain-containing protein: MSETRPTTARPDSSGAQFTIGEISHQPEVWREAAANIAAERADVDAFLAPLLARPDLRIVLTGAGTSAFVGGVAAPELSRLLSRRIEAIATTDLVSNPREFLAEDVPTLVISFARSGNSPESVAATRLADECLTDVSHLIVTCDPAGRLNLEHQGREKSYVLLMPADANDQGFAMTSSFTSMLLSVLLVLGGGGPETVAPLVAAAAGIVDGGWDAIADLADDRYDRVVYLGSGPLTALARESALKLLELTAGQVVSYYDSALGFRHGPKSVLDERTLVVVFISSDEYTRKYDLDILAELRDALDPSRVIAIAPDGVTTADGLSVPFEGLTAVNDSFLASVYVVVAQILALSFALGVGTTPDNPFPSGNVNRVVKGVRLHALDEAASGVA, from the coding sequence TTGTCTGAAACACGCCCGACCACCGCACGCCCCGACTCCAGCGGCGCCCAGTTCACCATCGGCGAGATCAGCCACCAGCCGGAGGTGTGGCGCGAGGCGGCGGCCAACATCGCGGCCGAGCGCGCCGACGTGGATGCGTTCCTCGCCCCGCTCCTCGCACGTCCCGACCTGCGCATCGTCCTGACCGGCGCCGGGACCTCCGCCTTCGTCGGCGGTGTCGCCGCGCCTGAGCTGTCGCGCCTGCTGTCGCGGCGGATCGAGGCGATCGCCACGACCGACCTCGTCTCGAACCCGCGCGAGTTCCTCGCCGAGGACGTCCCCACGCTGGTCATCTCGTTCGCGCGTTCCGGCAACAGCCCGGAGAGCGTCGCGGCCACCCGGCTGGCCGACGAGTGCCTCACCGACGTGAGTCACCTGATCGTGACGTGCGATCCGGCCGGCCGGCTCAATCTGGAGCACCAGGGCCGCGAGAAGTCCTACGTGCTGCTGATGCCCGCCGACGCCAACGACCAGGGCTTCGCGATGACGTCGAGCTTCACGTCGATGCTGCTGTCCGTGCTGCTGGTGCTCGGCGGTGGAGGCCCGGAGACGGTCGCGCCCCTCGTCGCGGCGGCGGCCGGCATCGTCGACGGCGGCTGGGATGCGATCGCCGACCTCGCCGACGACCGGTACGACCGCGTCGTCTACCTGGGCAGCGGTCCGCTCACCGCGCTCGCCCGCGAATCCGCCCTCAAGCTGCTCGAGCTGACGGCCGGGCAGGTCGTGAGCTACTACGACTCGGCCCTCGGCTTCCGGCACGGCCCGAAGTCGGTCCTCGATGAGCGCACGCTCGTCGTCGTCTTCATCTCGTCCGACGAGTACACGCGCAAGTACGACCTCGACATCTTGGCGGAGCTGCGGGATGCGCTCGATCCCTCCCGCGTCATCGCGATCGCACCCGACGGCGTCACCACGGCGGACGGCCTGTCGGTCCCGTTCGAGGGTCTCACCGCGGTGAACGACTCGTTCCTCGCCAGTGTGTACGTGGTCGTCGCCCAGATCCTCGCGCTCTCGTTCGCTCTGGGTGTCGGGACGACGCCGGACAATCCGTTCCCGAGCGGGAACGTCAACCGCGTGGTCAAGGGCGTGCGCCTGCACGCGCTCGACGAGGCCGCGAGCGGAGTCGCGTGA
- a CDS encoding D-tagatose-bisphosphate aldolase, class II, non-catalytic subunit, which yields MTDQLWETIRRHKAGEPVGAYSVCSAHPVVLEAAIAQAAADSSFVLIEATSNQVDQFGGYTGMRPADFRELVYSIADQQGFPRDRIVLGGDHLGPNRWQGLPAEEALAHADALVAAYVEAGYTKIHLDCSMSCSGDPVPLGDELVAERSARLLRVAEQTARSLGIEGRQLYVIGTEVPVPGGAHETLAELTPTSPDAARRTLERHREAFAAAGVLDAWPRIIALVVQPGVEFDHLQVIDYRRDRTADLRAVLDDEPGMVFEAHSTDYQLESRLTELVDDHWAILKVGPGLTFAMREALFALAAIEDELVPEAQRSHLVGVIEERMLAEPGYWQDYYEGDEDEQRIARRYSYSDRLRYYWPDSEIEAAEAVLYANLSSRTLPLPLIAQFLPDQYDRVRAGELDPHPRSLVTDKIRDALRPYAAATRPMTARNQGEILV from the coding sequence ATGACGGACCAGCTGTGGGAGACCATCCGGCGGCACAAGGCCGGCGAACCGGTCGGGGCGTACTCGGTGTGCTCCGCGCATCCCGTCGTGCTCGAGGCGGCGATCGCCCAGGCCGCCGCCGATTCGAGCTTCGTCCTCATCGAGGCGACCTCGAACCAGGTGGATCAGTTCGGCGGGTACACCGGGATGCGCCCGGCCGACTTCCGCGAGCTCGTGTACTCGATCGCGGATCAGCAGGGCTTCCCGCGCGACCGCATCGTGCTCGGCGGCGACCACCTCGGGCCCAACCGCTGGCAGGGGCTCCCGGCCGAGGAGGCGCTGGCCCACGCCGACGCCCTCGTCGCCGCGTACGTCGAGGCCGGGTACACGAAGATCCACCTCGACTGCAGCATGTCCTGCAGCGGGGATCCCGTCCCGCTCGGCGACGAGCTCGTCGCCGAGCGGAGCGCACGGCTGCTGCGCGTCGCCGAGCAGACGGCGCGCAGTCTCGGCATCGAGGGGCGGCAGCTCTACGTGATCGGCACGGAGGTGCCGGTGCCCGGCGGCGCGCACGAGACGCTGGCGGAGCTGACGCCCACATCGCCCGACGCGGCACGGCGGACGCTGGAACGGCACCGTGAGGCCTTCGCGGCCGCCGGGGTGCTGGACGCGTGGCCCCGGATCATCGCCCTCGTCGTTCAGCCCGGTGTCGAGTTCGACCACCTCCAGGTCATCGACTACCGTCGCGACCGCACCGCGGACCTGCGCGCCGTGCTCGACGACGAACCCGGGATGGTCTTCGAGGCGCACTCGACCGACTACCAGCTGGAGTCGCGGCTGACCGAGCTGGTCGACGACCACTGGGCCATCCTCAAGGTCGGTCCGGGACTCACCTTCGCGATGCGGGAGGCGCTGTTCGCGCTCGCCGCCATCGAAGACGAACTGGTGCCGGAGGCCCAGCGTTCGCACCTCGTCGGAGTGATCGAGGAGCGCATGCTGGCGGAACCCGGGTACTGGCAGGACTACTACGAGGGCGACGAGGACGAGCAGCGCATTGCGCGCCGCTACAGCTACAGCGACCGCCTCCGCTACTACTGGCCCGACTCCGAGATCGAGGCGGCCGAGGCCGTGCTGTACGCCAATCTCTCCAGCAGGACGCTGCCGCTCCCGCTGATCGCCCAGTTCCTGCCGGACCAGTACGACCGCGTCCGAGCCGGAGAGCTCGATCCCCATCCACGTTCACTCGTGACGGACAAGATCCGGGATGCCCTGCGCCCGTACGCCGCCGCCACACGCCCAATGACCGCACGCAACCAGGGGGAAATCCTTGTCTGA
- a CDS encoding class II fructose-bisphosphate aldolase produces MSLASTRSLIEEAVAQESAVLAFNVITLEHAEGIVAGAERAGVGVILQISENAIAYHGGRFAPLLAACGLAAEESTAPVSIHLDHITDSALADELIQQAGRFGASSIMVDEAHHDYELNVSRTRDAAARAHERGLWVEAELGAIGGKEGAHAPGVRTDPAEAVSFVAATGVDGLAVAVGSSHAMTTADARLDLALVGELARVVPVPLVLHGSSGVPVSGLNDAVAAGICKINVGTALNVAFTGRVRSFLDSNPSATDPRRYLAPGRDGIAETVAALCTQTSTTRSEGAA; encoded by the coding sequence ATGAGCCTCGCCAGCACCCGGAGCCTCATCGAGGAGGCGGTCGCCCAGGAGAGCGCTGTGCTCGCCTTCAACGTGATCACCCTCGAGCATGCGGAGGGGATCGTCGCCGGCGCCGAGCGCGCGGGCGTCGGGGTGATCCTGCAGATCAGCGAGAACGCGATCGCCTACCACGGCGGCCGGTTCGCGCCCCTGCTGGCGGCCTGCGGACTGGCGGCCGAGGAGAGCACCGCGCCCGTCAGCATCCACCTCGACCACATCACCGACAGCGCGCTCGCCGACGAGCTCATCCAGCAGGCCGGACGCTTCGGCGCCTCCTCGATCATGGTGGACGAGGCCCACCACGACTACGAGCTGAACGTGTCGCGCACCCGCGACGCCGCCGCCCGCGCCCACGAACGCGGGCTGTGGGTCGAGGCCGAGCTCGGTGCGATCGGCGGCAAGGAGGGCGCGCACGCGCCGGGCGTCCGGACCGACCCGGCCGAGGCCGTCTCCTTCGTCGCGGCGACCGGGGTCGACGGACTGGCCGTCGCCGTCGGATCGTCCCACGCGATGACCACGGCCGACGCACGCCTCGACCTTGCGCTCGTGGGCGAGCTGGCGCGGGTCGTCCCGGTGCCGCTGGTCCTGCACGGGTCGTCGGGAGTCCCGGTGAGCGGGCTGAACGACGCGGTGGCCGCCGGCATCTGCAAGATCAATGTCGGCACGGCGCTCAACGTCGCCTTCACCGGCCGCGTCCGGTCGTTCCTCGACTCCAACCCGTCGGCGACCGACCCGCGGCGCTACCTCGCGCCCGGACGGGACGGCATCGCCGAGACGGTCGCCGCACTCTGCACCCAGACCAGCACCACCCGATCCGAGGGAGCAGCATGA